Sequence from the Rhodanobacter sp. genome:
CCGGGTGGACAGGATCACCGCATCCGGCCCTTGTTCTTCGCGCACTTCGCGCATTGCCTGGCGCATGTCGGGCGCCACGAAACGTTTGATCTTCATAACTCGCTCCGCAAGCGGGATGCGGGAACGGAACCCGGAACCGGCCAGCGCCGAAGCGGGGGTGGCAACCCACCGCCGCATCACACTTTCCGTTACCGACTCCCTGCCCCCGATGCCCGGTTCTTACCGCCCCAACGCCTGTACCAAGCGCACCCGGCGGTTGTCGGGCACCTCGTTGTAGGCGAGCACGTGCAGGTTTTGTGCCACATGGCGAGTGAAGCGCGCGAGCCACGGCCGCAGTTGCGGCGCGACCAGCAGCACGGCCGGCTCGCCGCTCATTTCCTGTTTGCGCGCAGCGTCGGCCACGCTCTGCTGCAGGCGGTCGGCCAGCCCCGGCTCCACCGCCGCGCCGGCCATGCCGCCCGCGCCGGAGATCGAGCCGAGCAGGATCTGCTCCAGCTCCGGCGCCAGCGTAATCACCGGAATCTCGGTACCCAGCCCGGCGATCTCCTGCACGACCTGCCGGCCCAGCGCCACGCGCACGGCCGCGGTGAGCATGCCGGGATCCTGACTCTGGCCCGCATGCTCCGCCAAGGATTCGACGATGCTGCGCATGTTGCGGATCGGCACGCGTTCGGCCAGCAGGTTCTGCAGCACCTTCACCACCGCGCCCAGCGACAGGCGCTTGGGCACCAGGTCCTCCACCAGCTTGGGCGCGCTCTGCGCGAGGCGGTCCAGCAACTGCTGCACATCCTGGTGGCTGAGCAGTTCGTGCGCGTGCCCCTGCAGGATGTGCGAGAGATGGGTGGCGATCACCGTGGCCGGATCGACCACGGTGTAGCCGTAGCTTTGCGCCAGTTCGCGCTGGCCGAGCTCGATCCACACCGCCTCCAGGCCGAAGGCCGGGTCCTGCGTGGCGATGCCGGCCACCGTGCCGTGCACCTGGCCCGGGTTGATCGCCAGCAGGCGCTCGGTGTGCACCTCGGCCTCGCCCATCGGCACGCCCATCAGCATGATGCGGTAGGCGTTCGGGCCGAGGTCGAGGTTGTCGCGGATATGCACCGCGGGTATCAGGAAGCCGAGTTCCTGCGACAGCTTACGGCGCACCGACTTGATCCGCCCCATCAGCTCGCCGCCCTGGTGCGCGTCCACCAGCGGGATCAGCCGGTAGCCCACTTCCAGCCCCAGCGGATCGACCGTGGCGACGTCCTCCCAGCCCAGCTCCACGCGTTCGGCGGGCGCGGCGGCGGCCGGCGCCGCGGCGGGCCCGGCGGCCAGTTGCTCGCGCGTTTCGCGCTGGCGCTTGAACAGCAGCCATGCCGCACCCGCGCATACGCTGCCCAACAGCAGGAAGGCGAGGTTGGGCATGCCGGGCACCAGGCCCATGGCGATCAGCACCGCCGCCGCCACCGCCAGCGCGCGCGGTTGGCCGAACACCTGGCGGGCCAGCTGGCGCCCCATGTCCTGCGCCTTGGAAACGCGGGTGACGATGATCGCGGTGGCCACCGACAGCATCAGCGCCGGCACCTGCGCCACCAGGCCGTCGCCGATGGTGAGCAGGGTGTAGGTGTGCGCCGCTTCGCTGGCGGACAGGCCGTGCTGCATTACGCCCACGAAGAAACCGCCGACGATGTTGATGAGCAGGATCAGGATGCCGGCGGTGGCGTCGCCGCGCACGAACTTGGAGGCGCCGTCCATCGAGCCGTAGAAGTCCGCTTCCTCGCGCACTTCCTGGCGGCGCTCGCGCGCCTGCTCCTGGGTGAGCAGGCCGGCGTTGAGGTCGGCGTCGATCGCCATCTGCTTGCCGGGCATCGCGTCCAGGGTGAAGCGCGCCGTCACCTCCGACACGCGCGTGGCGCCCTTGGTCACCACCACGAAGTTGATGATGGTGATGATGGCGAACACCACCAGGCCCACCGCGAAGTTGCCGCCGATCACGAACTCGCCGAAGGCCTCGATCACCTTGCCGGCGGCGCCGGGGCCGTCGTGGCCGTGCAGCAGCACCACGCGCGTGGAGGCGATGTTGAGCGCCAGGCGCAGCAGGGTCGCCATCAGCACCACGGTGGGGAACGCGGCGAACTCCAGCGGGCGCATCACATAGACCACCGCCAGC
This genomic interval carries:
- the flhA gene encoding flagellar biosynthesis protein FlhA, which encodes MTGTQVLGSFKQLARRGAGAPIMMLVMLAMMMLPLPPFLLDILFSFNIALSLVILLAVVYVMRPLEFAAFPTVVLMATLLRLALNIASTRVVLLHGHDGPGAAGKVIEAFGEFVIGGNFAVGLVVFAIITIINFVVVTKGATRVSEVTARFTLDAMPGKQMAIDADLNAGLLTQEQARERRQEVREEADFYGSMDGASKFVRGDATAGILILLINIVGGFFVGVMQHGLSASEAAHTYTLLTIGDGLVAQVPALMLSVATAIIVTRVSKAQDMGRQLARQVFGQPRALAVAAAVLIAMGLVPGMPNLAFLLLGSVCAGAAWLLFKRQRETREQLAAGPAAAPAAAAPAERVELGWEDVATVDPLGLEVGYRLIPLVDAHQGGELMGRIKSVRRKLSQELGFLIPAVHIRDNLDLGPNAYRIMLMGVPMGEAEVHTERLLAINPGQVHGTVAGIATQDPAFGLEAVWIELGQRELAQSYGYTVVDPATVIATHLSHILQGHAHELLSHQDVQQLLDRLAQSAPKLVEDLVPKRLSLGAVVKVLQNLLAERVPIRNMRSIVESLAEHAGQSQDPGMLTAAVRVALGRQVVQEIAGLGTEIPVITLAPELEQILLGSISGAGGMAGAAVEPGLADRLQQSVADAARKQEMSGEPAVLLVAPQLRPWLARFTRHVAQNLHVLAYNEVPDNRRVRLVQALGR